The Leptospira sp. WS39.C2 genome contains a region encoding:
- a CDS encoding SDR family NAD(P)-dependent oxidoreductase, producing the protein MKLSSKKIVLTNGSSPLGKELLSLLLAEGALVVVGDTTPEEIPNHVNLQKYKIEPSKPDQIERLIESAIETLDKIDVFIINSELYTYAEDDKENWAQLKHIYQTNSLAPIFAIQKLTNLISVGLHIITVSSSITNHPTPGFGLFGSSKLAFEYFWDSYRNQVGKRFHFSRVVSDAPGSSNPTRLAKKVLRSILRPKTSRYENLSLVLREYFLKIVPFSHFFRTLFYGIRLKEEKKRKNSQVSHSNSLEV; encoded by the coding sequence ATGAAACTTTCTTCCAAAAAAATAGTGTTAACAAATGGATCTTCTCCATTAGGAAAAGAGCTTTTGTCACTTTTGCTCGCAGAAGGTGCATTAGTTGTTGTAGGTGATACAACACCGGAAGAAATTCCCAATCATGTAAACTTACAAAAGTATAAAATAGAACCTTCCAAACCAGACCAAATAGAACGTTTAATCGAATCGGCGATTGAAACCCTAGACAAAATAGATGTTTTTATCATCAACTCAGAGTTGTATACGTATGCGGAAGATGACAAAGAAAACTGGGCACAACTGAAACATATTTACCAAACGAATTCTCTTGCGCCAATTTTTGCGATTCAAAAATTAACAAATTTAATCTCAGTAGGCCTTCATATAATTACGGTTAGTTCGAGTATAACAAACCACCCAACTCCTGGATTTGGATTGTTTGGATCGTCCAAACTTGCCTTTGAATATTTTTGGGATTCTTATCGAAATCAGGTCGGGAAACGGTTCCATTTCTCTCGTGTGGTCTCTGATGCACCAGGGAGTTCCAATCCGACTCGGCTTGCCAAAAAGGTCTTAAGGTCGATTTTAAGACCTAAAACATCGCGGTATGAAAATCTATCGTTAGTCCTTAGAGAATATTTTTTAAAAATCGTACCATTTTCTCATTTTTTTCGGACTCTATTCTACGGAATTCGCTTAAAAGAAGAGAAAAAAAGAAAAAATTCCCAAGTTTCACATTCGAATTCTCTCGAAGTTTAA
- a CDS encoding YqgE/AlgH family protein — MTENPDSTRGKLLISNSSVIQDFFHKSVVLMVDHDDDGAFGLVLNKPTDQTMESLIKNLPDTVHSNKQVYAGGPVDNLFVSILHNGKQTADPGVEIVPGIYMARSFDTMLEVLSSDHIQFRVLQGYAGWSSGQLESEFDRLSWVVSDLVDDSIVFKEDESEVIWREALRSKGGIYKYFVDHTKDPSLN; from the coding sequence ATGACAGAAAATCCTGATTCAACTCGAGGGAAGTTACTCATTTCCAATTCTAGTGTGATTCAGGATTTTTTTCATAAATCCGTTGTCCTGATGGTGGATCATGACGATGACGGTGCCTTTGGTTTGGTTTTGAACAAACCCACTGACCAAACAATGGAATCTTTAATTAAAAACCTACCAGATACTGTCCATTCCAACAAACAAGTGTATGCTGGTGGACCAGTGGACAATTTATTTGTCTCAATTTTGCATAATGGAAAACAAACAGCTGATCCTGGTGTGGAAATAGTTCCAGGAATTTATATGGCGAGAAGTTTTGATACAATGTTAGAAGTATTATCATCAGATCATATTCAATTCAGAGTTTTACAAGGTTATGCAGGTTGGTCTTCTGGGCAGTTGGAAAGTGAATTTGATCGTTTGTCTTGGGTGGTTTCTGATTTAGTAGATGATTCCATTGTTTTCAAGGAAGATGAGTCGGAAGTGATTTGGCGAGAAGCACTTCGAAGTAAAGGTGGAATTTACAAATACTTTGTAGACCATACGAAAGATCCTTCCTTAAACTAA
- a CDS encoding Gfo/Idh/MocA family oxidoreductase, which yields MDKKVRLGVIGTGHMGQYHVNVAKQLTDAELIGIFDANAERATQIAEKHKTKAFGTIEELLKEIDAIIIAAPTFLHHKIAKQALTEKKHVLVEKPISQTVEEAKELVNLAKQNKLILQVGHVERFNGAVLELGKIAEHPILIESRRIAPYNSRITDVGVVLDMMIHDIDIVLNLVKSEVTEVKAVGSSVVSNHEDIASVVLKFANGCVASLNASRSSQAKIRTLNISQKDSYVFLDFTNQEIELHRQASSTTQLGSGEIKYRQESIVEKIFVHKDNPLKQEHEHFVKCIKGESEPMVKGDSDIKTLEVAYRILEEIHGKK from the coding sequence ATGGATAAAAAAGTCCGACTCGGAGTCATTGGTACGGGCCATATGGGTCAGTACCACGTAAACGTTGCCAAACAATTAACCGATGCAGAACTCATCGGTATATTTGATGCCAATGCGGAACGTGCCACACAAATTGCTGAAAAACACAAAACAAAAGCATTTGGAACGATTGAAGAATTATTGAAAGAAATCGATGCGATCATCATTGCGGCGCCAACTTTCTTACATCACAAAATCGCTAAACAGGCGCTAACTGAAAAGAAACATGTTTTGGTGGAAAAACCAATTTCCCAAACAGTTGAAGAAGCGAAAGAACTCGTAAACCTAGCAAAACAAAACAAATTGATTTTGCAAGTGGGACACGTAGAACGATTTAATGGTGCTGTATTGGAGCTCGGTAAAATTGCCGAACACCCAATCCTCATTGAATCCAGAAGGATAGCTCCTTACAACAGTCGAATCACTGATGTTGGTGTGGTCCTCGATATGATGATCCATGATATCGACATCGTACTCAACTTAGTGAAATCAGAAGTGACCGAAGTCAAAGCAGTTGGATCTTCAGTTGTATCGAATCACGAAGATATTGCTAGTGTGGTTTTAAAATTTGCAAATGGTTGTGTTGCTTCACTCAATGCATCTCGTTCTTCTCAGGCAAAAATAAGAACACTTAACATTTCACAAAAAGATTCTTATGTATTTTTAGATTTCACAAACCAAGAAATTGAACTCCACAGACAGGCAAGTTCAACAACTCAACTGGGAAGTGGTGAAATCAAATACAGGCAAGAATCAATTGTGGAAAAAATCTTTGTCCACAAAGATAACCCACTCAAACAAGAACACGAACACTTTGTAAAATGTATCAAAGGAGAATCCGAACCGATGGTGAAAGGTGACTCCGATATCAAAACATTAGAAGTGGCCTATCGTATCTTAGAAGAAATTCACGGCAAAAAATAA
- the dnaJ gene encoding molecular chaperone DnaJ: MSDRGYYEVLGVSKGASDDEIKSAYRKLAIKYHPDKNKGDKEAEEKFKEATEAYEVLRDPQKRQAYDQFGKAGVNAGAGGGYGAGAYTDFSDIFGDFGDIFSEFFGGGAGGGSRGGGRRSGPQRGSDLRYNLEVSLEDAALGKEYKIEIPRLETCVDCTGTGASKGSSPTVCPDCSGTGQVRRTQGFFSVTTTCPRCKGKGKVISNPCKTCKGEGLTEKRRTIHIKIPAGVESGSRLKVSGEGESGPNGGPSGDLYVVTHIKKHPTFERQGNDLIVQKSISLSMACLGGEIEVPSIDGKTIQLKIPEGTESGQIFRLKGHGIPYLGSYGKGDQHVIIKVDIPKKLSKKQRELMEEFARESGEKVGSGGKSKLFFR, translated from the coding sequence ATGAGCGACCGTGGTTACTACGAAGTATTAGGCGTTTCGAAAGGTGCCTCTGATGATGAGATCAAGAGCGCCTATCGTAAGTTAGCCATTAAATATCACCCTGATAAAAATAAGGGTGATAAAGAAGCGGAAGAAAAATTCAAAGAGGCTACTGAAGCCTACGAAGTGTTACGCGATCCGCAAAAACGCCAAGCTTACGACCAATTTGGTAAAGCTGGTGTGAATGCAGGCGCAGGAGGAGGGTATGGAGCTGGTGCTTATACAGACTTCTCTGATATCTTTGGAGACTTCGGTGATATCTTCAGCGAGTTTTTCGGAGGCGGAGCTGGTGGTGGTAGCCGCGGTGGTGGAAGAAGGTCTGGTCCTCAAAGGGGATCAGATCTCCGTTATAACTTAGAAGTCAGTTTAGAAGATGCTGCTCTTGGAAAAGAGTACAAAATCGAAATCCCGAGACTAGAAACCTGTGTTGATTGTACGGGTACTGGTGCATCCAAAGGATCTTCTCCTACCGTTTGTCCTGATTGTTCAGGGACAGGCCAAGTGAGAAGGACCCAAGGATTTTTTAGTGTCACAACCACTTGCCCACGTTGTAAAGGAAAAGGAAAAGTCATTTCCAATCCTTGTAAAACTTGTAAGGGCGAGGGTTTAACAGAAAAAAGACGAACCATTCATATTAAAATACCTGCTGGTGTAGAATCGGGTAGCCGACTCAAAGTTTCAGGGGAAGGGGAATCCGGTCCAAACGGTGGCCCAAGTGGTGATTTGTATGTTGTTACCCATATCAAAAAACACCCAACGTTTGAACGACAAGGGAATGATCTTATCGTACAAAAATCCATTTCCTTATCCATGGCTTGCCTTGGTGGAGAGATTGAAGTGCCTTCCATTGATGGAAAAACCATCCAATTAAAAATCCCAGAAGGGACGGAAAGTGGACAAATTTTCCGCTTAAAAGGACACGGAATCCCGTATCTCGGTTCTTATGGAAAAGGGGACCAACATGTGATCATCAAAGTGGATATTCCTAAAAAACTTTCTAAAAAACAGAGAGAACTGATGGAAGAATTTGCTCGTGAGTCCGGCGAAAAGGTCGGCAGCGGGGGAAAATCGAAGTTGTTTTTCCGCTAA
- the dnaK gene encoding molecular chaperone DnaK, which translates to MSKEKIIGIDLGTTNSCVAVMEGGDPVVIQNSEGARTTPSIVAFTAKGETIVGQFAKNQAITNAVNTIRSAKRFIGRRFNEAGDESKMVSYKVIRAGNDGVKFETVSGEFTPQEIAARVLQKMKKTAEDFLGHEVKKAVVTVPAYFNDEQRQATKDAGRIAGLEVERIINEPTAAALAYGFDKKKTNAKIAVYDLGGGTFDVSILELGDGVFEVKSTNGDTHLGGDDFDNVVMQWMIDEFKKQTGIDISGDKNTVQRLKEAAEKAKIELSGTSSTQINLPFITADASGPKHLDMTLTKAKFDEITRSLVERTRIPCLNALKDAGLSASEIDEVILVGGSIRIPAVQALVKEIFGKEPNKSVNPDEVVAVGAAIQGGVLAGDVTDVLLLDVTPLSLGIETLGGVMTKLIERNTTIPTRKSQVFSTAADSQTTVSVHVLQGEREMASANRTLGRFDLVGIPSAPRGVPQIEVTFDIDANGIVHVSAKDLGTGKEQKIRIESSSGLSEEEIKKMVKDAEAHAEEDKKLREAADTKNELEAIVYQLEKTIGESADKLDESEKQRAQDEIKRGREAMESGDLERMKSSRDSIQQVAMQIGQKIYSQAGPEQGAPGAEAGAGANQDTAGSNAGGEKVVDADYTVVDEDKK; encoded by the coding sequence ATGTCTAAGGAAAAAATCATAGGTATCGATTTAGGAACCACTAACTCATGTGTGGCGGTTATGGAAGGCGGAGATCCAGTTGTCATTCAAAACTCTGAAGGGGCAAGAACTACTCCTTCAATTGTTGCTTTTACAGCAAAGGGTGAAACCATTGTTGGACAATTTGCAAAAAACCAAGCAATCACTAACGCGGTGAATACGATTCGTTCTGCGAAACGTTTTATCGGCCGTCGTTTTAATGAAGCTGGTGATGAATCAAAGATGGTATCTTACAAAGTGATTCGTGCTGGAAATGACGGTGTGAAATTTGAAACCGTATCTGGTGAATTCACTCCACAAGAAATCGCAGCACGTGTCCTTCAGAAAATGAAGAAAACGGCAGAAGACTTTCTTGGCCACGAAGTAAAAAAAGCAGTCGTAACTGTTCCTGCTTACTTCAACGACGAACAAAGACAAGCAACAAAAGACGCTGGTCGTATAGCTGGACTTGAAGTAGAAAGAATCATCAATGAACCAACTGCTGCAGCTCTTGCTTACGGTTTTGATAAGAAAAAAACCAATGCAAAAATTGCTGTATATGACTTAGGTGGTGGAACATTCGACGTTTCTATCCTTGAACTTGGTGACGGTGTATTCGAAGTAAAATCAACTAACGGTGATACTCACCTTGGTGGTGATGACTTTGATAACGTAGTCATGCAGTGGATGATCGACGAATTCAAAAAACAAACAGGAATTGATATTTCCGGAGATAAAAACACAGTACAACGATTGAAAGAAGCTGCTGAAAAAGCTAAAATCGAGTTGTCTGGAACATCTTCCACTCAAATCAACCTACCGTTTATCACTGCTGATGCGTCTGGTCCAAAACACTTGGATATGACACTCACCAAAGCAAAGTTTGATGAAATCACAAGATCTCTTGTGGAAAGAACTCGTATTCCTTGCTTAAATGCATTAAAAGATGCAGGTCTTTCTGCAAGTGAAATCGATGAAGTCATCCTTGTGGGTGGATCGATTCGTATCCCTGCTGTGCAAGCGCTAGTAAAAGAAATTTTTGGGAAAGAACCAAACAAATCTGTAAACCCTGATGAAGTGGTAGCAGTTGGTGCTGCAATCCAAGGTGGAGTTTTAGCTGGTGATGTAACAGATGTATTATTACTCGATGTAACACCACTATCACTTGGAATTGAAACTCTTGGTGGTGTGATGACAAAACTCATCGAAAGGAACACAACCATTCCTACAAGAAAATCCCAAGTGTTCTCAACTGCTGCAGACAGCCAAACAACTGTTTCCGTTCACGTATTACAAGGGGAACGAGAAATGGCAAGTGCGAACAGAACCCTCGGTCGTTTTGACTTAGTGGGAATTCCGTCTGCACCTCGAGGTGTTCCACAAATCGAAGTGACTTTCGATATCGACGCTAATGGTATTGTCCATGTGTCTGCAAAAGATTTGGGAACCGGTAAAGAACAAAAGATTCGAATTGAGTCTTCATCCGGACTCTCTGAAGAAGAAATCAAAAAGATGGTAAAAGATGCGGAAGCTCACGCAGAAGAAGATAAAAAACTTCGCGAAGCCGCTGATACTAAAAACGAATTGGAAGCAATTGTTTACCAATTGGAAAAAACCATCGGTGAATCCGCAGACAAACTCGACGAATCAGAAAAACAAAGAGCACAGGACGAAATCAAACGCGGCCGTGAAGCAATGGAATCTGGTGACCTCGAACGTATGAAATCATCGAGAGATTCAATCCAACAAGTTGCGATGCAAATTGGACAAAAAATCTATAGCCAAGCAGGTCCTGAACAAGGAGCTCCTGGTGCAGAAGCTGGTGCCGGTGCAAACCAAGACACCGCTGGTTCCAATGCAGGTGGCGAGAAGGTAGTCGATGCAGATTACACTGTCGTTGATGAAGACAAAAAATAA
- the grpE gene encoding nucleotide exchange factor GrpE produces the protein MAEDTNQSLDDQNVQVEEGQTISDEAIEQAVEGAEKELDNAKKEIETLKDSWLRERAEFQNYKRRTANDLLNARKESIKKFAEGLTSALDNLERVSNVPNQTPEVVAFVEGIKMVQKEFYSVLEKEGIKRLDPKGMPFDPMLMEAIASEESAEYTEETVVETYQAGFYHEEGEMKQSIRPARVKVGKPQS, from the coding sequence ATGGCAGAAGATACAAACCAATCCCTAGATGATCAAAATGTGCAAGTCGAAGAAGGGCAGACCATTTCCGATGAAGCCATTGAACAAGCGGTAGAAGGTGCAGAGAAAGAACTCGATAACGCGAAAAAGGAAATTGAAACTTTAAAAGATTCTTGGTTAAGAGAACGTGCTGAGTTTCAAAACTACAAACGCAGAACCGCAAACGACTTGTTAAATGCAAGAAAAGAATCCATCAAAAAGTTTGCTGAAGGACTCACAAGTGCTTTGGATAATTTGGAACGAGTTTCCAATGTTCCAAACCAAACTCCTGAAGTGGTCGCTTTTGTTGAAGGGATCAAAATGGTTCAAAAGGAATTTTATTCCGTATTGGAAAAAGAAGGAATCAAACGATTAGATCCGAAAGGAATGCCGTTTGATCCAATGCTCATGGAAGCAATTGCTTCTGAGGAAAGTGCAGAATATACTGAAGAGACTGTTGTCGAAACTTACCAAGCTGGTTTTTACCATGAAGAAGGTGAGATGAAACAATCAATTCGGCCTGCACGAGTGAAAGTGGGAAAACCACAAAGTTAA
- the hrcA gene encoding heat-inducible transcriptional repressor HrcA, with protein sequence MDLSPRHRSILKALVEEFVSDNKPVGSKTLSEKYDIGLSPATIRSCLAELEDLGYIVARHTSGGRVPTERGYRLYVDSLVTLFELTMREKQRIQEEYLRMQFRLDQVLIATSKVLASLSQSASVVLGPEGSLDTLKHIELIHVNGGEVLMILVMRSGTVLNRNIFFDFHISQETLYQISRYLNDNVKGFDVHEIQSNLIPQMMLKKEGPEGFTQFAPSIARAMGSDSLSVDNLYIDGLKNLYENFKDEEEQLENILHLFDEKQFLKDFFSDYVPMDGVYTIIGKDGNEKLGGVTIITTNYRMGEKRIGSMGIIGPQRMNYNKALPLIEFTSKLVSEMITKLSR encoded by the coding sequence ATGGACCTTTCCCCTAGACATCGTTCTATTTTGAAAGCATTGGTTGAAGAGTTTGTTTCAGACAACAAACCTGTCGGCTCCAAAACCCTTTCTGAAAAATACGATATCGGACTATCACCTGCCACCATACGTTCCTGCCTTGCGGAACTGGAAGACTTGGGTTACATTGTGGCTCGCCATACTTCCGGTGGGCGAGTGCCAACGGAACGTGGGTATCGGTTGTATGTGGATAGTCTTGTGACTCTTTTTGAGCTCACAATGCGTGAAAAACAAAGGATCCAAGAAGAGTACCTTCGGATGCAATTTCGATTGGACCAGGTTCTCATTGCAACCTCTAAGGTGCTCGCTTCTCTTTCGCAATCGGCAAGTGTAGTTTTAGGTCCAGAAGGATCACTCGACACTTTAAAACATATAGAACTCATCCATGTTAACGGTGGAGAAGTTCTTATGATCCTTGTTATGCGGTCTGGGACTGTGCTCAATCGAAATATATTTTTCGATTTTCACATCTCACAAGAGACCCTATACCAAATCTCAAGGTACTTGAATGATAACGTCAAAGGTTTTGATGTTCATGAAATTCAAAGTAATCTGATCCCTCAGATGATGTTGAAAAAGGAAGGTCCAGAAGGATTCACTCAATTCGCACCTTCCATCGCAAGGGCTATGGGATCTGATAGTTTGTCTGTTGATAACTTGTATATTGATGGATTAAAAAACTTATATGAAAACTTTAAGGATGAAGAGGAACAATTAGAAAACATCCTGCATCTTTTTGATGAAAAACAGTTCCTCAAAGATTTTTTTAGCGATTATGTTCCGATGGATGGTGTTTATACCATTATTGGAAAAGACGGTAATGAAAAGTTAGGTGGTGTTACCATCATCACGACGAATTATCGTATGGGTGAAAAGAGGATTGGTTCCATGGGAATCATTGGTCCTCAGAGGATGAATTACAACAAAGCATTACCTTTGATTGAATTCACTTCAAAGTTAGTTTCAGAAATGATTACGAAATTGAGTAGGTAG
- a CDS encoding diguanylate cyclase, with amino-acid sequence MNEFNTETLAKEIVSQSIDSIVVLDTNQKILFSNIALQTLTGYTEAELFEKSFSFLFPPNEKGEQSSIEAFVSSNEAHYIAGFLKELELITKPKGTIPVEIRAFTIQKENKEYYAAIIRDVRERRRLEEQKNVLINSLKRLAYMDELTMLPNRRSFADTLQKTIATVKRRNRESVLAVMDIDHFKVINDTYGHDIGDLVLKKMANIFVDCLREEDTVGRLGGEEFGCILPDTTTEGATIVLDRLRESVETHRFFIFDNYYLNITLSIGYTKVHPIQKPEEVLKFADIALYQAKNHGRNRIQVYPV; translated from the coding sequence ATGAATGAATTTAATACAGAAACTCTGGCTAAGGAAATTGTTTCCCAATCCATCGATTCAATTGTCGTTTTAGATACGAATCAAAAGATTTTATTCAGTAACATAGCGTTACAAACGTTAACTGGTTATACAGAAGCAGAATTATTTGAAAAATCTTTTTCATTTTTGTTTCCACCTAACGAAAAAGGTGAACAATCTTCTATTGAAGCATTTGTGAGTTCCAATGAAGCTCATTATATTGCTGGATTTTTAAAAGAGTTAGAACTCATCACAAAACCAAAAGGCACAATCCCTGTGGAAATTCGTGCCTTCACCATCCAAAAAGAGAACAAAGAATACTATGCTGCCATCATTCGTGATGTAAGAGAACGTAGGCGCCTTGAAGAACAGAAAAATGTTCTGATAAATAGTTTGAAACGTTTGGCCTATATGGATGAACTCACGATGCTTCCCAATCGCCGTTCCTTTGCCGATACACTCCAAAAAACCATTGCCACTGTAAAACGCCGCAACCGTGAATCTGTCCTTGCGGTGATGGACATTGATCATTTTAAAGTGATCAATGATACGTATGGGCATGATATTGGAGATTTGGTACTTAAAAAAATGGCAAATATCTTCGTGGATTGCCTAAGGGAAGAAGATACAGTGGGAAGGCTTGGTGGTGAGGAATTTGGCTGCATTTTGCCTGACACAACCACAGAAGGTGCGACCATCGTCCTTGATAGGCTTCGTGAATCTGTCGAAACACATCGGTTTTTTATCTTCGATAATTACTATTTGAATATCACACTCAGTATTGGTTACACCAAGGTCCACCCCATCCAAAAACCAGAAGAAGTTCTGAAATTTGCTGACATTGCCCTCTATCAGGCAAAAAACCATGGCCGAAACCGGATCCAAGTCTACCCTGTTTGA
- a CDS encoding glycoside hydrolase family 172 protein translates to MVSKKYSDIFFFGFLFFTIGFYLTNPLLSDGWESTIWKEKNYQNKRISSADPTNGNDDFIKIPKKSTITIAEIKGRGVIKHIWMTLASKDPMARKNVVIRMFWDNHEHASVEVPLGEFFGQGWGEEYILNSLPLVAAPKKGKSMNSYFPMPFESAAKIQIENESEEDISNFYFYIDYEEWKSPLDSPLRFHAQWNRSITKPNTSNQRENEWGLLGETEKTNFKKENYFSVLQTEGKGQFIGLNLYVDSPTPLWYGEGDDLIFIDGNQTTATLKGTGTEDVFNTAWSPKEVFMHPYFGYPRVSDSIGWLGRTHLYRFWVESPIRFEKNFLFLLEHGHANSLTLDLISVAYWYQSLNPKPMKVLPKKDLRVNQPEINFRHIHKWRDSFQSEKGNGEIWGNE, encoded by the coding sequence ATGGTTTCAAAAAAATATTCAGACATTTTCTTTTTTGGGTTTTTATTTTTTACTATTGGATTTTATCTCACCAATCCTTTGTTAAGCGATGGTTGGGAGTCCACAATTTGGAAGGAAAAAAATTACCAAAACAAAAGGATTTCAAGTGCGGATCCAACAAATGGAAATGATGATTTTATCAAAATTCCAAAAAAGTCAACCATCACAATCGCTGAAATCAAAGGTCGTGGGGTGATCAAACACATTTGGATGACATTGGCAAGTAAAGACCCAATGGCGAGGAAAAATGTTGTGATCCGCATGTTTTGGGACAATCATGAACATGCTTCCGTTGAGGTTCCGTTAGGCGAATTTTTTGGACAAGGTTGGGGGGAAGAGTACATTTTAAATTCATTGCCACTTGTAGCAGCACCCAAAAAAGGAAAATCCATGAATTCCTATTTTCCGATGCCGTTTGAATCTGCAGCCAAAATTCAAATTGAAAACGAATCAGAAGAAGATATAAGCAATTTTTATTTTTATATCGATTATGAAGAATGGAAATCACCTCTTGATTCTCCCTTACGATTTCATGCCCAATGGAACAGAAGTATTACGAAACCGAACACTTCGAACCAAAGGGAAAATGAATGGGGATTACTTGGGGAAACTGAAAAAACAAATTTCAAAAAGGAAAATTATTTTTCTGTACTCCAAACCGAAGGAAAAGGCCAATTCATTGGACTGAATTTATATGTGGATTCTCCTACACCTTTGTGGTATGGCGAAGGTGATGATTTGATTTTTATTGATGGAAACCAAACAACTGCTACACTAAAAGGAACAGGGACAGAAGATGTATTTAATACAGCTTGGTCACCAAAAGAAGTCTTTATGCATCCCTATTTTGGTTACCCAAGGGTTTCTGATTCGATAGGTTGGTTGGGAAGAACACATTTGTATCGATTTTGGGTAGAATCCCCTATTCGTTTTGAAAAAAATTTCCTATTCTTGCTAGAACATGGCCATGCAAATTCCTTGACCTTAGATTTGATCTCTGTTGCTTATTGGTATCAGAGTCTGAACCCAAAACCAATGAAGGTTTTGCCGAAAAAAGATTTAAGGGTGAACCAACCAGAGATCAATTTTCGTCATATTCACAAGTGGAGGGATTCATTCCAAAGTGAAAAAGGAAATGGGGAAATTTGGGGAAATGAATGA